One Oryzomonas sagensis DNA segment encodes these proteins:
- the mqnC gene encoding cyclic dehypoxanthinyl futalosine synthase, protein MMVQQTTDTVEGRRMERGEALRLLESAELLELGMYADRIRRRLHPEGVVSFVVDRNVNYTNICNSKCAFCAFYRDGDAADAYVLTQEEIFAKIEELVRQEGTQLLMQGGLNPDLKIGFFEQLFREIKSRFPAVQNHSLSPAEVVSIAKSSGLSLDETLERLHGAGLDSIPGGGAEILVDDVRGAISPNKIGWRQWAEVMSKAAGLGMPTTATMMFGSREKPEDIVEHLFRVREIQDGGGSFTAFIPWTYQPGNTELGGDTATGVEYLKVLALARIVLDNIPNIQASWVTQGAKMAQVALFFGANDLGGTMLEENVVAAAGCSFRMSREEMIDLIRGAGFRAAQRTTTYHIVKEFPA, encoded by the coding sequence ATGATGGTACAGCAAACCACGGATACCGTTGAAGGGCGGCGCATGGAACGCGGGGAGGCGCTGCGGCTGCTGGAGAGCGCCGAGCTGCTGGAACTGGGGATGTACGCCGACAGGATACGTCGCAGGCTCCACCCGGAAGGGGTGGTGTCGTTTGTCGTTGACCGCAACGTCAATTACACCAATATCTGCAACTCGAAATGCGCCTTTTGCGCCTTCTACCGCGACGGCGACGCGGCGGACGCCTATGTGCTCACCCAGGAAGAGATCTTCGCCAAGATAGAGGAGCTGGTAAGGCAGGAGGGCACGCAGCTCCTCATGCAGGGTGGGCTCAACCCGGACCTGAAGATCGGCTTTTTCGAGCAGTTGTTCCGCGAGATCAAGTCCCGCTTCCCCGCGGTGCAGAACCATTCCCTTTCCCCCGCCGAGGTGGTCAGTATCGCAAAGAGTTCGGGGCTGTCGCTGGACGAGACCCTGGAGCGGCTCCATGGGGCCGGCCTGGATTCAATACCCGGCGGCGGGGCCGAGATCCTGGTGGATGATGTCCGCGGCGCCATCTCGCCCAACAAGATCGGCTGGCGCCAGTGGGCGGAGGTCATGTCCAAGGCCGCCGGACTCGGCATGCCGACCACGGCCACCATGATGTTCGGCAGCCGCGAGAAACCGGAGGACATCGTCGAGCACCTGTTCCGGGTGCGGGAGATCCAGGACGGGGGCGGCTCGTTTACGGCCTTCATCCCCTGGACCTACCAGCCGGGCAACACGGAGCTGGGCGGCGATACCGCCACCGGGGTCGAATACCTGAAGGTGCTGGCCCTGGCCCGCATCGTGCTGGACAATATCCCCAACATCCAGGCCAGTTGGGTCACCCAGGGCGCCAAGATGGCGCAGGTTGCCCTCTTTTTCGGGGCGAACGATCTGGGGGGCACCATGCTGGAGGAAAACGTCGTTGCCGCAGCCGGTTGCAGCTTCCGCATGTCCCGGGAAGAGATGATCGACCTTATCCGTGGGGCCGGCTTCCGTGCCGCCCAGCGCACCACCACCTACCACATCGTAAAGGAGTTTCCGGCTTGA
- a CDS encoding ribonuclease D: MTHPNRQAGTCEIVTTAARLKELAEHLCRHRELAVDLEMDSLHHYREKVCLIQVSTRSESWLIDPLALGDLSPLAAPLGNPAILIVMHGSDYDIRSLHRDFGIEVKNLFDTMLAARFLGVAEFGLAALLRSRFGIELDKKYQKADWSKRPLSPEMCAYASADTSDLLPLYDQLHGELAGKGRLAWQEEECALVCQARVSEKEGPLFLSCKGAGKLKGRSLAALEELLRYRDRQAQEVDRPPFKVMSAETLLETAEKKPRSLSELAGIKGMTPKQLHRHGPALLAAVTTALELPEERLPRFPRTRREDPSEGAKERLKRLKSWREKSSAALGLEPGVIAPNWLLEAAADMNPPTRAGLDGIAGMREWQKGLYGTELIEVLEADGQ, translated from the coding sequence TTGACACATCCAAACCGGCAGGCCGGAACGTGCGAAATAGTCACTACCGCAGCACGCCTGAAAGAACTGGCAGAGCACCTCTGCCGGCACCGTGAATTGGCCGTAGACCTGGAGATGGACTCGCTCCATCACTACCGGGAGAAGGTCTGCCTGATCCAGGTCTCGACCCGCAGCGAAAGCTGGCTGATAGACCCGCTGGCCCTGGGGGACCTGTCGCCTTTGGCCGCGCCGCTGGGTAACCCCGCCATCCTGATCGTGATGCATGGCTCGGATTATGATATCCGCTCCCTGCATCGAGACTTCGGCATCGAGGTGAAAAACCTCTTCGACACCATGCTGGCGGCCCGCTTTCTGGGCGTCGCCGAGTTCGGTCTCGCCGCGCTGCTCAGGTCGCGCTTCGGCATCGAACTGGACAAAAAATACCAGAAGGCCGACTGGAGCAAGCGGCCGCTTTCCCCTGAGATGTGCGCCTATGCCTCGGCTGATACGTCCGACCTGCTCCCCCTCTATGATCAGCTGCACGGCGAACTGGCCGGGAAAGGCCGACTTGCCTGGCAGGAGGAGGAGTGCGCTCTGGTGTGCCAGGCACGGGTGAGCGAAAAGGAGGGGCCGCTGTTCCTCTCCTGCAAAGGGGCGGGTAAACTCAAGGGGCGCAGCCTGGCTGCCCTGGAAGAGTTGCTGCGTTACCGCGACCGTCAGGCGCAGGAGGTGGATCGGCCCCCCTTCAAGGTCATGTCGGCCGAGACGCTCCTTGAGACGGCGGAGAAGAAGCCCCGCTCGTTGAGCGAGTTGGCGGGCATCAAGGGAATGACGCCCAAGCAGCTCCACCGCCATGGGCCGGCCCTGCTGGCGGCTGTTACAACCGCCCTGGAACTGCCCGAGGAGAGGCTGCCGCGGTTTCCGCGCACCCGGAGGGAGGACCCGTCCGAGGGGGCCAAGGAACGGCTCAAGCGGCTCAAGTCGTGGCGTGAGAAATCGAGTGCGGCCCTGGGGCTGGAGCCGGGAGTGATCGCTCCCAACTGGCTTCTGGAAGCTGCGGCGGATATGAATCCACCCACACGTGCCGGACTGGACGGAATCGCCGGGATGCGGGAGTGGCAAAAAGGGCTCTACGGAACAGAGCTGATCGAGGTGCTTGAAGCTGATGGACAATGA